CGTGCTGCTGCGGGTGCAGACGCATCCCAACTCCCGCATCGGTGAGCTGCTACCCCACGAGTGGAAACGTCGACGCGTCGCCGAGCCACCCAACGCAGCCCTGCAGCCCAGTCCCTGAACTCCTCGCTCCTCGCGGCGCTCGCCGAACACGGCCTACGGCCGCCTGCAACCGCGCGCGCCACGTCCTTGGCCGGACGGTTACGCAGAGCATGTTCAAGAAGCCCTCGGCCGCGACTCCGCTCCAGGCCCCACCCAAGCCGCACGCCGATTCAGACACTCAACACTGACCTGAAGCCACGCCGTGGGCGCGACAAGACCGCCAGGAACCTCTGGCCCATACGAGAATAAACTGCGCGCCCGTTGACACGTTTATCGTCAACCCATGATATTCTTCTTGTTGTGAAAGAGCGGGTCGCCCAGACGGCACACGTTCTTGCCTTCGAACTTCACGTCGAAGGAGTACATCATGAACTCCGCTGGGCCCTTCGTAGAGCCACTCATGATGCCGCCCCCCGCGGTGCCGGCCTCATCTCCAGTGCTCGTCTTATACTGAGCACCCTTCACCATGGGCATCTTCCCATTGACGGTGACTTTCTTCGGCCCATTCGAGGCGTCCGAGGACTTGCCCAGGTTGGGATAAGGCAAGGGCACTGGCCCACCCGGGCTCGGCGTCTTGCAGACGTCGGGGAAGACAACGCTCTGTCCACCACTGTCCTCAGCGGAAATACCGCGCCCGTTAGCAAAGACTTTCGTTCCCATCATCCCCTCAGTATGCGGACGGCTCTTCGAGCGACACCACCCGGACTCCCACCAACTTCGCGGCCTCGACGGCTTGCTTCACGGCCTCCGACACGAGAATGACCAGTGAGTCCTCGGCAAGCCGAAACAGCGGCAGCCCCAGGGTCCTCGATTCGTCGACACGGAGCTTCGTGAACTTCATCAGGGGCGGTTTGTAACCAGGAAGATACTCCGATCTGGGCAAATCCGCACAACTCACCAGACCAACAATATTGACTGCCTTGTAGTGTGAATAGGTCTTCTCTCGCTCCCGATCAATGACCTCCGCGTCATACAGGTCGAGATTGCGAACTCCCGCCCCCTTGAGCACCTCAATGAGGCGCTGGGAAAAAAGAGGGACGTCGATGATGAGATCCGGCATCACGGGACCGCTGCGCGGGTCGAGATAGCACGGGATGGGCTCTTGTACGGGGTCCGGATAACGGATTCCCATGGTCCAAGGGACGTCGACGTCGGGCGACTCATCCAAGGCAACACCCTCGACGCCATGTGCAGCAAAATCATACCTCGCATCCAACCTGTAATACACACACACCTCCGCGACAATTGACTAACCGCGCGTCTTCTTCGTCAAAGCGAGCTTACTGACAAGCAACTCCCGGCCCTGCCTGACCGCCATGGAGAGGTCTTCAGCCAATGTCGACACCCATGATTTCCACTGATCGGGCCGCCCCGTGATTCGCATTTTGAAAAAATCGGATTTTTGATTAATGAGGTGCACTAGGGAATAGGGTGGATAGCGCTTCCCGTCGTCATCCTTGGAGCGTTCGCAGACAATCCGAAATCGTTCCGCCAGGTGCGCCAACTGGTCACACTCCAGCCGCGTCTCCTTGTCATAGTTCATGGTGGGGCTGGTTTTGTATGGCTTGCTATGATCCGTGTAATGCAACTGCAGCCACGTATCCTTCATCACCAGGAAGCCAACGCCCTCTTTCGAGGCCGGACTCAGCGCCCTCCATGTTTGGCCGTAGAACTGGGCCATCGTCACTCCGGGCACCTTGTGCTTCGTGCCATAGAGGTCCGGGAGCTTTGGGAGAAAGACGCCATTGCGCGCGCAGTCGATGCTGTAGCCAATGTCCTCCTTGATTTTGCCCTTCTCCGCGCGCGTCCACTGCTCGAGACGCGACTTGGCCATGGAGGCCTTTCCCGGAATGATGTGATGTGGGGTCGCGCCAATCTCCACCTCGAATTCCTCCAGCGCTCCCGCCTTGGCCACCCACCCCATCGTTGGATCGCTCCCACCGGGCAGTGGATAGACCGGCCCTACCTTCTTGTCCGTCGTGAGTTCCTTGGCGTTGCTCCGGAGGCTCTCCGCCAGGTCGTCCTCGTCCTTCAGCAGGCCATGCTTGGTCTTGTAGCCCTTGAGTTCACGCGGCCACTCCGCGCAGAAGACACAGTCCTCCGGGTGCCCGTCGTCGGCCCCGTCGCCCCCAGCCACTGCTTCGCCAAACTCAGGCATGGCTCAAGCCTCCGGATCTTCACGCTGAAGCAGTACGGCACCACGTGACTCACGGTCCGAGGAGCACCACACCAGCACAGGCCCCTCACGATATCC
This Myxococcus xanthus DNA region includes the following protein-coding sequences:
- a CDS encoding imm11 family protein, with the translated sequence MYYRLDARYDFAAHGVEGVALDESPDVDVPWTMGIRYPDPVQEPIPCYLDPRSGPVMPDLIIDVPLFSQRLIEVLKGAGVRNLDLYDAEVIDREREKTYSHYKAVNIVGLVSCADLPRSEYLPGYKPPLMKFTKLRVDESRTLGLPLFRLAEDSLVILVSEAVKQAVEAAKLVGVRVVSLEEPSAY
- a CDS encoding AHH domain-containing protein encodes the protein MPEFGEAVAGGDGADDGHPEDCVFCAEWPRELKGYKTKHGLLKDEDDLAESLRSNAKELTTDKKVGPVYPLPGGSDPTMGWVAKAGALEEFEVEIGATPHHIIPGKASMAKSRLEQWTRAEKGKIKEDIGYSIDCARNGVFLPKLPDLYGTKHKVPGVTMAQFYGQTWRALSPASKEGVGFLVMKDTWLQLHYTDHSKPYKTSPTMNYDKETRLECDQLAHLAERFRIVCERSKDDDGKRYPPYSLVHLINQKSDFFKMRITGRPDQWKSWVSTLAEDLSMAVRQGRELLVSKLALTKKTRG
- a CDS encoding DUF4150 domain-containing protein, which translates into the protein MMGTKVFANGRGISAEDSGGQSVVFPDVCKTPSPGGPVPLPYPNLGKSSDASNGPKKVTVNGKMPMVKGAQYKTSTGDEAGTAGGGIMSGSTKGPAEFMMYSFDVKFEGKNVCRLGDPLFHNKKNIMG